From Ammoniphilus oxalaticus, one genomic window encodes:
- the leuC gene encoding 3-isopropylmalate dehydratase large subunit → MKPKTMFEKIWDNHVIHQEAGKPSLLYIDLHLVHEVTSPQAFEGLRLSGRKVRRPDLTFATMDHNIPTEDKFNITDPIAKQQIDTLVENCNDFGVPLADLNSPDQGIVHIIGPELGLTLPGKTIVCGDSHTSTHGAFGALAFGIGTSEVEHVLATQCLQQTKPKTLEVRVNGQLPTGASGKDLILGIIAKFGADFATGYVIEYTGEAIRQLSMEDRMTVCNMSIEAGARAGLIAPDETTFQYLEGRRYAPKGEAWAEAVKVWEQLVTDSGAAYDHIVEIEASTIAPQVTWGTSPGMGADITQSVPTPTDFESINDQKACAAALDYMDLKPGTPISEIAIDRVFIGSCTNGRIEDLRAVAKVAKGYKVASRVNAMIVPGSQAVKRQAEEEGLDQIFVEAGFDWREPGCSMCLAMNPDVLAPGERCASTSNRNFEGRQGRGGRTHLVSPAMAAAAAIKGHFHDVRDWDFK, encoded by the coding sequence ATGAAGCCAAAGACGATGTTTGAAAAAATTTGGGACAACCATGTTATTCATCAAGAAGCAGGTAAACCGAGCTTGCTTTATATCGACCTTCACCTTGTGCACGAAGTTACTTCGCCGCAAGCATTCGAAGGACTGCGTTTATCTGGAAGAAAAGTGCGTCGTCCAGATTTAACGTTCGCGACAATGGATCACAACATACCGACGGAAGACAAATTTAATATTACCGATCCAATCGCTAAACAACAGATCGATACGCTCGTTGAAAACTGTAACGACTTCGGCGTGCCGCTCGCCGATTTAAACAGTCCTGATCAAGGGATTGTGCATATTATTGGACCTGAGCTCGGCTTAACTCTGCCAGGAAAAACGATTGTTTGCGGAGATAGCCATACGTCCACACACGGCGCTTTCGGAGCGCTTGCTTTTGGAATCGGCACGAGCGAAGTCGAGCATGTGCTCGCAACGCAATGCTTACAACAAACGAAACCGAAAACACTCGAAGTTCGCGTGAATGGTCAATTACCAACTGGCGCGTCTGGAAAAGACTTAATCTTAGGCATTATCGCTAAATTCGGAGCGGATTTTGCTACAGGATATGTCATCGAGTATACGGGAGAGGCCATTCGCCAGTTGTCGATGGAAGATCGCATGACCGTATGTAATATGTCCATCGAAGCGGGCGCGCGAGCAGGGCTGATCGCTCCCGATGAAACGACATTTCAATATTTAGAAGGCAGACGCTATGCTCCGAAAGGAGAAGCTTGGGCTGAAGCGGTCAAGGTATGGGAACAATTGGTAACCGATTCAGGAGCCGCGTATGATCACATCGTTGAAATTGAAGCATCCACAATCGCCCCGCAAGTCACTTGGGGAACAAGTCCGGGAATGGGAGCGGACATTACGCAATCCGTGCCGACTCCGACTGATTTTGAGAGCATCAATGACCAAAAAGCATGCGCTGCCGCGCTTGATTATATGGACTTAAAGCCGGGAACGCCCATCAGCGAAATTGCAATTGATCGCGTCTTTATCGGCTCTTGCACGAATGGTAGAATCGAAGACTTAAGGGCCGTCGCAAAAGTGGCCAAAGGCTATAAGGTAGCTTCGCGTGTCAATGCGATGATCGTGCCGGGTTCGCAAGCGGTCAAACGACAAGCGGAAGAAGAAGGCTTGGACCAAATCTTTGTAGAAGCGGGATTTGATTGGCGTGAACCTGGTTGCAGCATGTGCTTAGCGATGAACCCTGACGTCTTAGCTCCTGGCGAACGCTGCGCTTCAACTTCCAACCGTAACTTCGAAGGTCGTCAAGGCCGTGGCGGAAGAACGCATTTAGTTAGCCCCGCGATGGCTGCGGCAGCTGCAATCAAAGGACATTTCCACGATGTCCGCGACTGGGATTTTAAATAA
- the leuD gene encoding 3-isopropylmalate dehydratase small subunit, translating into MEPFKKLTSVVAPLDRVNVDTDAIIPKQFLKRIERSGFGQFLFYEWRFDEQDQKNDDFELNKPRYAGSNILLSRANFGCGSSREHAPWALLDYGFKVVIAPSFADIFFNNCFKNGILPIRLSEEQVEQLFQNTGAQEGYALTVDLEAQTVSDASGLTMSFEIDPYRKECLLKGLDDIAITLEYDQQIGEYEANYPSYYEVK; encoded by the coding sequence ATGGAACCATTTAAAAAGCTTACGAGCGTAGTCGCGCCGCTTGACCGTGTCAACGTGGATACGGACGCAATCATTCCGAAGCAATTTCTAAAACGAATCGAACGCTCTGGATTTGGACAATTTTTATTTTATGAGTGGCGTTTTGACGAACAAGATCAAAAAAATGATGATTTTGAATTAAACAAGCCACGCTACGCAGGCTCAAATATTTTATTATCGCGCGCGAACTTTGGCTGCGGGTCTTCTCGGGAACACGCGCCATGGGCACTGCTAGATTATGGCTTTAAAGTCGTAATCGCCCCTTCTTTTGCCGATATCTTTTTTAACAACTGTTTTAAAAACGGGATTCTGCCGATTCGCTTAAGCGAAGAACAGGTCGAACAATTATTCCAAAACACAGGAGCGCAAGAAGGCTACGCCTTGACGGTTGACCTGGAAGCGCAAACTGTTTCCGACGCAAGTGGACTCACGATGAGCTTTGAGATCGATCCTTATCGCAAGGAATGTTTATTGAAAGGGCTCGACGATATCGCGATTACGCTCGAGTACGATCAACAAATTGGCGAATATGAAGCGAATTATCCGTCCTACTATGAGGTCAAATAA